A genomic window from Camelina sativa cultivar DH55 chromosome 2, Cs, whole genome shotgun sequence includes:
- the LOC104736272 gene encoding serine/threonine-protein kinase HT1 has translation MDEEASSWIRRTKFSQTVSYRLNSQRLASLPFMVNNQDKTSSGALKAKPPLRSSSSSSSLDPKTSNSQTATEDTTSLVEADVYVVDSEIQTNPVTNKQRSVSPSPQMSLPDVFKEARSERKRFSTPHPRRIESEKGMKPKLSHKNSFDKRSFNLRSPSGPIRDLGTLRIQERVKSKKDTGWSKLFDNTGRRVSAVEASEEFRVDMSKLFFGLKFAHGLYSRLYHGKYEDKAVAVKLITVPDDDDNGCLGARLEKQFTKEVTLLSRLSHPNVIKFVGAYKDPPVYCVLTQYLPEGSLRSFLHKPENRSLPLKRLIEFALDIAKGMEYIHSRHVIHRDLKPENVLIDEDFQLKIADFGIACEEEYCDMLADDPGTYRWMAPEMIKRKPHGRKADVYSFGLVLWEMVAGAIPYEDMNPIQAAFAVVHKNIRPTIPADCPAAMKALIEQCWSVAPDKRPEFWQIVKVLEQFAISLEREGNLNLSSNKICKDPRKGLKHWIQKLGPVHGGGGGGGSSSSGLGGSALPKPKFA, from the exons ATGGATGAAGAGGCTTCTTCTTGGATTAGGAGGACTAAGTTTTCTCAAACTGTTTCTTACCGTCTTAATTCCCAAAGGCTAGCTTCTCTCCCTTTTATGGTTAACAACCAAGACAAGACTTCTTCTGGTGCACTGAAAGCAAAGCCACCTCttagatcatcttcttcatcctcgtcatTGGATCCGAAGACGAGTAACTCACAGACTGCTACTGAAGATACAACAAGTTTGGTGGAGGCTGATGTTTATGTTGTTGATTCGGAAATACAGACAAACCCTGTGACTAACAAGCAGAGATCTGTCTCTCCCTCGCCTCAGATGTCTCTTCCTGATGTGTTTAAGGAAGCTAGGTCTGAGCGTAAGAGGTTTTCTACTCCTCATCCAAGAAGAATTGAATCGGAGAAAGGAATGAAGCCTAAGCTTTCTCATAAGAACTCCTTTGATAAGAGATCGTTCAACTTGCGGTCTCCTTCTGGTCCTATCAGAGATCTTGGCACTCTGAGAATTCAAGAGAGGGTGAAGAGCAAGAAGGACACAGGTTGGTCTAAGCTTTTTGATAATACTGGCCGTAGAGTGAGTGCTGTGGAAGCTTCTGAAGAGTTCCGTGTTGATATGTCAAAGCTCTTCTTTGGGCTTAAGTTTGCTCACGGGTTATATAGCCGGCTATACCATGGTAAGTATGAAGATAAAGCTGTTGCCGTGAAGCTTATCACTGTCCCTGATGATGACGATAATGGATGCTTGGGAGCTCGTTTAGAGAAACAGTTTACCAAGGAAGTCACCCTTTTGTCACGACTGTCCCATCCAAATGTCATAaag TTTGTGGGAGCGTATAAGGATCCGCCTGTATATTGTGTCCTCACGCAGTATTTACCTGAAGGATCCTTAAGATCTTTTCTGCACAAGCCTGAGAATAGGTCTCTTCCTTTGAAACGGCTGATAGAATTTGCTCTAGATATTGCAAAAGGAATGGAATATATTCACTCACGACATGTTATTCATCGGGATCTTAAGCCAGAAAATGTATTGATCGACGAAGACTTCCAGTTGAAGATCGCTGACTTTGGCATAGCGTGCGAGGAAGAGTACTGCGACATGTTGGCTGATGACCCTGGAACGTATAGGTGGATGGCACCTGAAATGATAAAACGGAAACCACACGGACGTAAGGCTGATGTTTACAGTTTTGGACTCGTTTTATGGGAAATGGTAGCTGGAGCAATCCCGTATGAGGACATGAATCCTATTCAAGCTGCTTTCGCAGTCGTACACAAG AACATTAGGCCAACTATCCCGGCAGATTGTCCAGCAGCCATGAAAGCTCTGATAGAGCAGTGTTGGTCAGTTGCACCGGATAAGAGACCAGAGTTCTGGCAGATAGTGAAAGTGCTTGAACAGTTTGCGATTTCACTGGAACGTGAAGGGAACCTGAATCTGTCTTCGAACAAGATCTGTAAGGACCCAAGGAAAGGTCTGAAACATTGGATCCAGAAGCTTGGACCAGTccacggaggaggaggaggcggtggcAGCAGCAGCAGCGGCCTTGGTGGCTCAGCCTTGCCTAAGCCTAAATTCGCTTGA